The following nucleotide sequence is from Sphingomonas telluris.
CGCGATGATGTCGGCTTCGGCCAGAACGGCCGGATCGGTCCGGTAATCCACCGAGTCGAGGCGCCTCTGCCATCCTGTGAAGTCGGCGAGCGAGAGGCCGTGCTCGGCGATTTCTGCCGCAAAGCTCTGACGGCCCAAAAAGCTGACTGGCACTCCGGCCGCCTGCCAACAGCCGCCGACGAAACAGCCGACCGATCCGGCGCCATGAATGACGACTTTAGCCGCGGCCACGATAGGGTTGCACGCCCTGGTCCGGCAGCCACAGCCCCTCGGGCGGCGTTCCGCTCTGCCAGAAGACGTCGATCGGCATGCCGCCGCGCGGGTACCAATAGCCGCCGATCCGGAGCCACCGCGGCTTCATCTCCTCGACAAGCCGCTGGCCGATTCCCACCGTGACGTCCTCGTGGAAGCCGCAGTGATTGCGAAAGGAGCCGAGGAATAGCTTTAAGCTCTTGCTCTCGACGATGGTCTCGCCGGGCGCATAGTCGATGACCAGATGTGCGAAGTCCGGCTGGCCGGTCACTGGGCAGAGCGACGTGAATTCGGGCGCGGCGAAGCGGACGAGGTAAAGCGTATCGGGCCGCGGGTTCGGCACATAGTCGAGCCGCGCTTCTTCCGGCGACGCTGGCAAGGCGCTGGGCTTGCCGAGGTGCGTAGTCTCCATCGGGCGGCCAGCTAGCAGACGTAAGACTTCACGCCTATCCTTGCGCGCGATGGACGATCTGGTCTCCACCGCCTGGCTGGCCCAAAACCTGGCCGCGCGCGACATCGTACCCGTCGACTGCAGCTGGTTTATGCCCTCATCGGGCCGCAGCGGACGCGGGGAGTTTCAGCAGTCCCACATCCCGGGAGCGCGCTTCCTGGACATCGACGAACTCAGCGAGAAGCAGAACCCCGCGCCGCACATGCTGCCGTCGGCCGAGGACTTCGGAGTCGCGATGACAAAGCTGGGTGTCGCGCACGACGATCGCATCGTCGTCTATGACAACAGCCCGCTGCGCACCGCGGCCCGAGGCTGGTTCATGCTGCGCCATTTCGGCGCCGATCGGGTCGCCATCCTCGATGGCGGATTCCAGAAATGGTTGGCCGAGAACCGGCCGACGGAGAGCGGAAAGCCCGAACCCCGCGAAGCCCGCTTCGATGCGGCGGCCAAACCCGCGAATGTGGTCGGCAAGAATGAGATCCTGTCCGGTCTAGGCGTCCCGCTGGTCGACGCGCGAGGACGTCCGCGCTTCGAGGGGGCCGAGGAGGATCCGCGTCCAGGCGTCGAGCCTGGTCACATGCCCGGCGCGCGCAACCTGCCCTATGCCGAGATCTATAACCCTGACGGGACGTTCAAGCCGCGGGAGGAGATTCGAAAGCTCTTCTTCGCCGCGGGCGCAGACGTCGATCGACCTTTCGTCGCGACCTGCGGGTCTGGCGTGACCGCCAACTCATTGATTTTCGCGGCGCGCTTGCTCGGGAACCGCGACACGCGTTTGTATGACGGAAGCTGGAGCGAGTGGGGCTCCGACCCTTCGACCCCGAAGGTGAAGGGCGCAGCCTAGCGGCGCAGAAGCTCGTCGAGGTTGGCGAGGCCTTCACGAATCGCGTCGGCGACCAAGTCCACCGCAATCGGATGCGGCTCCTGGCCTTCGTTGCGCACGTTCACGACGGCATCGAGGCCCGCCGCAGCGGCTCCCACAATCCGCTCCGACCGGTGATCGAAGCAGCGGCGGGTGCTTTCGCTCGCAAAATCCAGGCCCAGGAAGTCTTCCTCGTCGCACGCTGGGCCATGCCCGTGCGGCTCGAGAAGGCGCAGAGCGCGCTTCAGTCCGGCAACGCGCGCGGCAAGCTCGCCGCACTCGATCGTCGCTTCGCCAGCGGCTTCGATGGAGAGGATCTGGAACATGGCCGCAGCTTGCCGCGGCCATGGTCAAGAAAGTGTGAAGACCCTTAGGCGCCTTGCTGAGCGTCGATGTCGCGCAGGATCCAGCCGCGTTGCGGGATCGTCTCGATGAACTCGGCCCCGCCCGAAGCGCTGCGCAGCTTCTTGCGCAGCTTCGAAATAAAGACGTCGATGATCTTCGGCTGTGGCTGGTCGTCGGCCCGGCGGTAGAGATGCTTCAACAGCATCGCGCGGGTGACGACATTGTTGCGCGCGAAGGCCAGCAGCTCCAGCACGCGATATTCCATCTCGGTGATGCCGATCGGATGGCCATCGATGCGAATGAGGCGCTGGACCTGGTCGACCGACAGGCGGCCGCCGCAGAGCGTCTCCGGCATCTCGCCGCCCGAAGCCTTCAGCGATGCGAGCAGGCGGGATGCCGCTTCCTCGCTGTCCTCCGGCGACACGCGGCGCGGGGACCCGATGATGGCCTGCTGGATCTCGCCCATCAGCTGCTGCGCCTCTTCGACGAGGCGCGAGCCCTCCTCGAAGCGGCGACGCGACCGCTCGAGCATGGACTCGATTTCCACGAGGCGTGCGGAAAGTGTTTCTTCAGCCATTATTTGCCCACCCCGCTCGTTGTAGGCCTACTGAGGCACCGACGCCGATGCCACCTGACCGTCCGCTTCCGGAGCGTTCAGGATCGTCATCGTCACCGGGCCCTTGTCGACCACGCGCGTATCAGGATCGCCGGCGGTCGAGCGCGCGCCGATCTGGGTACGGTCGCGGCCGGCCTTTTCCAGCATGTTCATTTCGCTCGAGCTGCGCGGAGCGGGTCCGCCGAAGAGAGCGTCGATCGCCTGCTGCTGAGCGTCCTGCGGGTTCAACGCGGCAGTGCCGGCGACCGGAGGAGTCAGCGAATAGTCCGGCGGAATCACCAGCGGCGCGTTGCGCGCGACCTGGAACTCATCCGGCGTGGCGCGCTTGCCGAATGCCGCGCACCCGCCAAGAGCGAGAGCAGGAATCAGCGCCAGCGAAACCAATTTACGCATGTTCGGCATTCTCCTTGGGGCGCTCCTTGGCGAGGAAGGCCCGCAGTAACAGTATGACGACGCCAATGCTAATGGCAGCGTCGCCGACATTGAAGATTAAAAACGGACGGAAGTCGCCGAAGTGCAAGTCGGCGAAGTCGACGACGTAGCCGTGGCGGGTGCGGTCGAGGATGTTCCCGAGCGCTCCGCCGAGGACGAGGCCGAGCGCGACCTGGTCGACGCGAAGCTTCTCCCGGACGATCCAAATGGCCACGCCGATGGCGATCGCACTCGTCATCAGGACCAGCATCCAGCGGCCGAGCGCGTTGTGCGCGTTGAACAGGCCGAGTGAGATGCCGTAATTCTCGGTGTAGGTGAACTGGAAGAAGGGCAGCAGATAAACCTGCCCGACCTCGCGCAGGTTCAGCGGCCCGGTCACGAACCACTTAACCGCCTGATCGAGAAGGAACACCAACAGGGCGACCCCGAAGCCCCAGGAACGGTCACGCATTCACGACATCCTCGCAGCGGCCGCAGAGCGTGCCGTCTTCCTCGACTTCCGGCAGGTAGCGCCAGCAGCGCCCGCACTTGTGATGATCGGTCTTCTCGACGCTCAGTGCTTCGCCGCCGTGAACTGTCGACGTGATGAACAGCTCGGCCAGCTGATCCGGCGTTGCGAGCAGTTCGGGAACGGTGACCTCGGCCTCGAGGCTTGAACCGATGATCTTTTCACGGCGCAGCGGCTCGATGGTCTCGGTGACTTGGGCGCGAAGCTCCCGCAGCTTGGCCCAGCGGCCGTCATCGGCGGGCACGTCAGGGATCTGCGGCCATTCGAGCAGATGCACCGAGCCGCCGTCGGGGTAGCGCGTACCCCAGACTTCCTCGGTCGTGAACACGAGCACCGGCGCAAGCCAGCGCACGAGCGCCTGGAACATCTCGTCCAGCACCGTTCGGTAGGCGCGCCGCTTCTCGGTCTGGAAGCCTGACTCCGCATTCACCTCGCAGTAGAGGACGTCCTTGCGGATATCGAAGTAAAAGGCCGACAGATCGTTGTTGGCGAAATCGGACAGCAGCCGCGTGTAGCTGTTGAAGTCGAAGTCGTTGACCGCGTGGCGCAGCTTCTTGTCCAGCTCCGCGGTCAGGTGGAGCATGTAGAGCTCCAGCTCCGGCATGGCTTCGATGCCGACCTTCTCCTCCTCGCGGAAGTCGGCGAGCGCGCCAAGCAGGTAGCGGAAGGTGTTGCGGAGCTTGCGGTATTGGTCCGCGACGCCGGCGAGGATCTCCTTGCCGATGCGATGGTCCTCGGTGAAGTCGACCGACAGCGCCCACAGCCGAAGGATGTCGGCGCCATGCTCCTTCATCAGGTCGATGGGGCTGATGGTATTGCCGAGGCTCTTCGACATCTTGAGGCCCTTGGCGTCCATCGTGAAGCCATGGGTCAGGACCGCGTCGAACGGCGCCCGGCCGCGCGTTCCGCAGCTTTCGAGAAGGGAGGACTGGAACCAGCCGCGATGCTGGTCGCTGCCTTCGAGGTAGAGGTCGGCCGGCCAGCGCTGCTCCAGCCAGCGGCCGCTTTCCAGCACGAAGGCGTGGGTCGAGCCGCTGTCGAACCAGACGTCGAGGATGTCGGCGACCATCTCGTAATCGTCGGGGTTGCGGTTGCCGAGGAAAGCGGCAGCGTTCTCCGGATCCCAGGCGTCGACGCCCTGCTCGCGGATGGCCGCGACGATGCGCCGGTTCACGTCATGGTCGACGAGGAGCTGGCCGGTCTTGCGCTCGACGAACAATGCGATCGGCACGCCCCAGGCGCGCTGGCGGCTGAGCACCCAGTCGGGGCGCTGCTCGACCATCGAGCCGATGCGGTTGCGGCCCTTCTCGGGCACAAAGCGGGTCTGGGCGATGGCGTTCAGCGCGAGCTGGCGGAGCGTCGCGCCCTGAGTCTCGTCAACCGGGTCGGCGCCGCCTTCATTGTCCCAGCGCTGCTCTGCGCGCGTTTCGGGAGAGAAGTGCGTGAGCGGCTTGTCCATCGCAACGAACCATTGCGGCGTGCAGCGGTAGATGACCTTGGCCTTCGACCGCCAGCTGTGCGGATAGCTGTGCAGGAAGTCCGCGCTCGCCGCCAGCAAAGCGCCGGCGTCGCGCAGGTCGGTGCAGATCGGCCCATCCGGCGCATTGAACTTGTTGTTGATGACGCTGCCCTGCCCGCCGAGCCACAGCCAGTCGGGGCGGTAGAAGCCTGCACCGTCGACCGCGAACACCGGGTCGATGCCGTTCGCCTTGCACAGCTCGAAATCGTCCTCGCCATGGTCCGGCGCCATGTGGACGAGGCCCGTACCCTGATCGGTGGTGACGAAGTCGCCCGGCAGGAACGGCCGCGGCTTGGCGAAGAAGCCGCCGAGCTTGTGCATCGGGTGACGCGCGACGGTGCCGGCGAGGTCGGAGCCTTTCAGATGCCGAACGGGCTGCAGATGAACGAGCCCGCTGCGCTCCTTAAACGCGCCGACCAACGGCTCCGCGGCAAGGACGTGGAAGCCTTCGCCCGAGAGCAGCACGTATTCAACGTCCGACCCGTAAGCGATGCCTTGGTTGACCGGAATCGTCCAAGGCGTGGTCGTCCAGATTACCGCATGGGCGCCGACCAGCTCCGGGATCGGACTCTCAACAATCTCGAACGCCACGTCGATCTGGGTCGAGGTGATGTCCTCATATTCGATCTCGGCTTCGGCCAGCGCGGTCTTCTCGACCGGCGACCACATGACCGGCTTCGCGCCGCGATAGATCTGGCCGCTCTCGGCGAACTTCATCAGCTCGGCGACGATCGTCGCTTCCGCCTGGAAGTCCATCGTCAAGTACGGATGATCCCAGTCGCCGCCGATGCCGAGCCGCTTCAACTGCTCGCGCTGCGTGTCGACCCAGTGCTGGGCATAGGCGCGGCACTCGGCCCGGAACTCCTTGACCGGCACCTCGTCCTTGTTGAGCTTCTTCTTGCGATACTGCTCCTCGACCTTCCATTCGATCGGAAGACCGTGGCAGTCCCAGCCGGGCACGTACGGCGCGTCCTTGCCCAGGAGCGTCTGGGTGCGGACGACCATGTCCTTGAGGATGTGGTTCAGCGCATGGCCGATATGCATGTCGCCATTGGCGTACGGCGGGCCATCGTGAAGGATGAACTTCTCGCGGCCTTCGCGGCTGCGGCGTACCTGCTGGTAGATGTCGCCTTCCAGCCAGCGGGCGAGGATCGCCGGCTCCTTCTGCGGCAGGCCGGCCTTCATGGGGAAGTCGGTCTTGGGCAGGAAGACGGTCGAGCGGTAATCCCGCTTCAGTTCGGTGGTGTCGGGGCTGTCGGCCATTTGGTGCGGGGCCTTAACGGCCGCTCATGAGATTGCAAACTGGGGCTTAGTCGAGCGCGAGAAGGTGTCGGGCCCTCGCCTCGTCATCCTTCATATGGGCAACGAGCCCCTGAATGTCACCAAACCTCTTTTCTTCACGGATGTAAGCGTGGAGGCCGACCTCGATCTTGCGACCGTAAAGGTCGCCGTCGAAGTCCAAGATATGGGTCTCCAGCAGTTCCACGGGAGGCTCGAAAGTCGGACGGATGCCGAGGCTGGCGACGCCGGGCACCTCGCGTCCGTCGTCCAGCCTCACCCGCACCGCGTAGATGCCGTACTTGGCGCGCTGATAATCGCCCAGCACCAGGTTAGCTGTCGGATAGCCGAGTTCCCGCCCGCGCTGGTCGCCGCGCTGGACCACGCCTTCAATCGCGAAGTCGCGGGTGAGCAAATGGGTCGCCCTCGCGACGTCTCCCGCCTCCAGCGCATCGCGGATGCGGCCGGAGGAAATCCGCTCCCCTTCGTAGAGGACCGGGCACACCGCCTCGGCAGTGATGCCGTGCCGAGCGCCGAGCTCACGCATCATCTCGATGCTGCCGGTCCGGCCCTTGCCGAAGGTGAAGTCGTCGCCCGTGACGACCCCCGCCGCGCCGATCCGGCCTGCGAGGATCTCCGTGACGAACTTCTCTGCGCTGGTCGCGGCGAGATCCGGGCCGAACTCGAAAACGAGCATCGCATCGGCGCCGGCGTGTGCGAACAGCTCTTGCCGCTGATCGAGGGTCGTCAGCCGAAAGGGCGGAACATCCGGCTTGAAGTAACGGACAGGGTGGGGATCGAACGTCGCGACGATCACCGGCCGGCGCATGTGGAAGCCGAGCGCGATCGCCCTGCTCACGACGGCCTGATGGCCGAGGTGGAAGCCGTCGAAATTGCCGAGCGCGAGCACCGCGCCGCGGAGCGCTTCCGGAATGGGCTGATCGTGGTGAAGCCGCTGCATTGGCCGTGGTCCTATCGCAAATCAGTGCGTGGGCAAGTGCCGCCGCAGCAGGCGATATTCGTGCCAGGCCAGCGCGATGACGAAGGCATCGAGGATCGACAGCAGGACGAGGCCGATGTCGTGCGTATAGTTATAGCGGTAGAGCTGGTAGGCGATGAAGGCGGTGAAGACGACGAAGCACGCGGGATAGGCCCACAGCTTTTCGCGCAGCAGGCCGATGACGACCGCGAGCTTCACGACGCCGTGCGTCACCAGATACAGCCCGTAGAAGTGCTGGGTCTCCAGCGAGAAGCTCTGGGCGAATTCAAGCACATGGCTAGCGACCCAGTCATGCCGGTCCTGCATCATCTCGTCGGTCGAGAAGCGATTGAGGAAGGTGATGATGGCCGCGTGCGTGACCACCAGCAGGCCGATTCCGCTCGCAATCTCGACGAGGGCGTAGAAGCCCTTGAGGCCGACGCTCAGCACGAACAGCCGGTGGATACGCTTTTCTTTCATGGAAGGCCCCGGCTACACGCGCGAAGGCTTGACTTGAAGAGAGTCAAATCCTATTTCGCAGCTATCCCGATCCACCGGTTCCGGCGGCGCACTTGTGCGCGCGTCGGTTTTTCGTTTGGAACGGGGCTTAACAAGCGACGAGATGGGCGTGGGGTCAAGCGTGGGAATTTCCCTCTGCAAAATTCCACACCTGTGGAGCTGAAGAAGGAAACAGAATGGCACGCATCGCCGGCGTCAATATCCCGACTAACAAGCGCGTCGAAATCGCGCTGACCTACATCCACGGCATTGGCCGCACCACGGCCAAGGGAATCACGGCCAAGCTTGGGATCACTCCCGAGCGCCGGGTCCAGGACCTGACCGATCAGGAAGTCCTGCACATCCGCGAAGCGATCGACCGCGACCTCACCGTCGAGGGCGACCTCCGCCGCGAGACCGCGATGAACATCAAGCGGCTCATGGACCTGGCCTGCTACCGTGGCCTGCGCCACCGCAAGGGCCTTCCGGTCCGCGGCCAGCGCACGCACACGAATGCGCGCACCCGCAAGGGCAAGGCCAAGCCGATCGCTGGCAAGAAGAAGTAATCGCAGCAGCGATCGTCCGGGGGACGGTTGCGCCGCATTACTCCGCCGGATGGCGAGTTGAGCAAGGCGCGACGCCCCAGCACGACTTTTGAAGGGATGTAGAATTAAATGGCCCAAGCACCGCAGCGCCTCCGCCGCAGGGAGCGCAAGAACATCACGGCCGGCGTCGCTCACGTAAACGCCAGCTTCAACAACACCATGATCACCATCACCGACGCGCAGGGCAATGCGATTGCCTGGTCCAGCGCGGGCATGATGGGCTTCAAGGGCAGCCGCAAGTCGACGCCGTACGCGGCGCAGGTCGCCGCTGAAGACGCGGGCAAGAAAGCCGCCGAGCACGGCGTCCGCACCCTCGAGGTCGAAGTGAAGGGTCCGGGCTCGGGCCGCGAGAGCGCTCTTCGCGCCCTGCAGGCCGTGGGCTTCACCATCACCTCGATCCGCGACGTGACGCCGATCCCGCACAACGGCGTGCGGCCGAGCAAGCGCCGCCGCGTCTAACGACGTGGCGCCGCCGCCGCCGGGAAGTCATCCGGCGGCAGTTTGAAATTTTCGGGCGGGACCCCACCTCCCCCGCCCAGGGCTAGGGAAGAAACATGGCCGTCAACGCGAAAAATTGGCAGGAACTGAAGAAGCCGAACGCTCTCGAGCGTAAGCAGGGCGCGGGCGATTCCCGCCGCCGCGCCGTTTTCGTCGCCGAACCGCTGGAGCGCGGCTTCGGAATGACGCTCGGCAACTCGCTGCGCCGGGTGCTTCTGTCGTCGCTTCAGGGCGCTGCCGTCACCTCGATCAAGATCGAAGGCGTGCTGCACGAGTTCAGCTCGCTTGCGGGCGTCCGCGAGGACGTGACCGACATCGTCCTGAACGTGAAGCAAATCGCTCTGCGGATGGAAGGCGAAGGCCCGAAGCGGCTCAGCCTCTCGGCGACGGGTCCGGCGGAAATCACCGCGGGCATGATCCAGACGTCGGGCGACATCGAAGTCACCAACCCCGACCTCGTGATCTGCCACCTCGACGATGGCGCGACGCTCAACATGGAGCTGACCGCCGACATCGGTAAGGGCTACGTCCCGGCCGCGGCGAACCGTCCGGCCGACGCTCCGATCGGCCTCATCCCGGTCGACGCTTTGTACTCGCCGGTCCGCCAGGTGGCGTACAAGGTCGAGAACACCCGCGTCGGCCAGGAACTGGACTACGACAAGCTGACGCTGACCGTCGAAACCGACGGCACGGTCGCTCCGGAAGACGCGCTGGCCTATGCGGCGCGCATCCTCCAGGACCAGCTGCAGCTGTTCGTCCACTTCGACGAGGGCCAGGTCCGCGCCGCCGCGCCGGTCACGGCCGGCATCGCCGTCCCGTCCGCGACGGAGACCCCGACGGATACCAACCAGCTCAACCGTTACCTTCTCAAGAAGGTCGACGAGCTGGAGCTGTCGGTCCGCAGCGCGAACTGCCTGAAGAACGACAACATCATCTACATCGGCGACCTGGTCCAGAAGACCGAGGCCGAGATGCTCCGCACGCCGAACTTCGGCCGCAAGAGCCTCAACGAGATCAAGGAAGTCCTTGCCTCGATGGGCCTGCGCCTCGGCATGGACATCCCCGGCTGGCCGCCGGAGAACATCGAAGAGATGGCGAAGAAGCTCGAGCAGGAAATGCTCGGCTAAGCTTCTGGCAAGTCACGAAAGATGGAAGGGCCGTCCCGCTGGGGCGGCCCTTTTCTTTTGTGCCCGGGCCCCGTCCCGCCCGAATGGCACGTCATCGCTAACATATGAGTGAATGGTAGCGCCCGGTGCTGCCGGACGTTCACTAAGTCCCCCATTTCAGGGATTTAGGAGTTTCCAAATGCACAAGTTCATTACGGCAACGCTGGCCGGAACGGCGCTCATTGCCGTCCCGGCGATCGCACAGCATGCCGGCCACGGATCCGCTTCGGGGCCGCCGACGGCATCGTCCGGACAGGGCCATAGCTCGACGAGCATGGGGCAAGGCCACAGCAGCACGACGACCATGCAGCCGAGTACTACGCAGCCCACGGACACGACGACCATGGGCACGACCACCCGCGACCAGGCGCGTTCGGAGAGCCGGGGCCCAAACAATGCGTCGCCGACCGGCGTCTCCCACGCGAACGAGAATAGTGTGCTTGCAGGCGGCTCCGTGGCCGCTGACACGCTGCCGGGCCTAACGACGGGACTGAACGTTCAGTCGAGCAGCGGCACGACCCTCGGCACGGTGAGCCAAGTGATCACCGGCTCCAATGGGTCCATCCGCATGGTCGTCGTGACGACCCCCACCGGCCAGACGGTTCGGCTTCCGGCCAATTCGCTGAGCATTTCGGGAGACGTCGTGACCACGAGCACGACCACGCCGTAAGCTTTCCCACGGCAGACAAAGGAGGGCCGTCCCACTGGGGCGGCCCTTTCCATTTATGCTATGCGGCACCGGACGGAGGGGAATTGGACATGGCAGAACGTTTCGAACGGCATAAGCAGCCGTGGAAGCCTGAGGAGTTGGCGAAGCTGCGGACGCTGGCCGCCAAGGGCATGGCGCTGAAGGCGATCGCTAAGGCGCTCACTCGTAGCGAGGAATCGGTGAAGCAGCGGGCCAAGGAAGACGGCCTGAAGATCGCGAGGCTGCGCTAGTCACGCGCGGCCAGCGCGGCGAGCTCCTTCACGAACTTGGCCGCGACCACTGCCGTCATGCCGTTGATGTCGCGCGTCGGATTATATTCGACAACGTCCGCGCCGACGATCGACCCCTGGAGCCGATGGAGGACCGAGAGGATGTCGCGAACCGACAGCCCGCCCGGTTCATGGTGTGACACGCCGGGAGCGAATGCGGGATCGAGCGCGTCCATATCGATGCTGACGTAGAGCGGGCCTTCCGGAATCGGCACCGCCGCGGGTGCAAAGTCCCGCATCTCGACCACTTCAACGCCAAAGCGCGCCGCCTGCTCACGGCAATGGCCGTTCAGGGTCCGGATGCCCACCTGCACGAGACGGGTAGCTAGGGCGCGTTCCATGATCCGTGCGAATGGCGAAGCGTGACTGAGCGGATCGCCTTCGAAATCGTCGTAGAGATCGGGATGGGCATCGAAGTGCAGGATGTTCACGGGGCCGTGCACTTCGGCGACGCCGGCCACGATCGGGTAGGTGACCATATGATCGCCACCCAGGAAGATAGTCCCCGCTCCGCCCTTTGAGGCTTCCTCGGCTCCTTCGCGGATGCGGTCGAAGTCGCCGCCAGTTTCGTCGAGCGGCAGATTGCCCAGATCCTTCAACGCCAAGTCGACCCCGATCTCGATGCCCGACTCAGTCGCAAGATTGCTGTGTTCCGACGCGAGCGCGGCGCGAATGGCTTCAGGCGCCAGCGCCGGCCCTCTCAGGAATGAGGAGTGGGAGTCCGTTGGCAGTCCCAACAGGCGAACCTTCTTCAACTCTGCCTCCTCCACCTTGCAAGCGTCAGGCCGTTGCGGGCCCGCGACGATTCAACTGATTCGTGTAATCGCCCCGCCGCATAAATCCTGTTACGGGCCCTCAACGTCGAGATACGATTCCGAAGCGTCTACACGGCCCTGTTACCTGCCCGACTGTCGGTTCCAATCAAGACGACGGCGCCGGCCCCGTCGGCCGGCATCGCACGAGGCCGACTCACCCCCCGGCCTGTCGCGGGAGGCACGCAATGCCATTCATCACGACCAAAGACGGCACCAATATTTTCTACAAGGACTGGGGCCCCAAGGACGCCCAGCCGATCGTCTTCCATCATGGCTGGCCGCTAAGCGCCGACGACTGGGATGCCCAGCTGCTCTACTTCCACGACAAGGGTTTTCGCGTCATCGCGCACGACCGCCGCGGACATGGCCGTTCGGACCAGACGGACCATGGGAATGAGATGGACACGTACGCTTCGGATGTCACGGACCTGGTCGCGGCACTCAATCTCAAGAATGCGATCCACGTGGGTCATTCTACCGGAGGAGGAGAAGTCGCACGCTACGTCGCTAGGGCTGAGCCCGGCCGCGTCGCCAAAGCCGTGCTGGTCGATGCCGTACCCCCGGTAATGATCAAGAAGGAGTCGAATCCTGGTGGCACGCCCATCGAAGTGTTCGACGGCTTCCGGGCGGCCTTGGCA
It contains:
- the queF gene encoding preQ(1) synthase, translating into METTHLGKPSALPASPEEARLDYVPNPRPDTLYLVRFAAPEFTSLCPVTGQPDFAHLVIDYAPGETIVESKSLKLFLGSFRNHCGFHEDVTVGIGQRLVEEMKPRWLRIGGYWYPRGGMPIDVFWQSGTPPEGLWLPDQGVQPYRGRG
- a CDS encoding sulfurtransferase, with the protein product MDDLVSTAWLAQNLAARDIVPVDCSWFMPSSGRSGRGEFQQSHIPGARFLDIDELSEKQNPAPHMLPSAEDFGVAMTKLGVAHDDRIVVYDNSPLRTAARGWFMLRHFGADRVAILDGGFQKWLAENRPTESGKPEPREARFDAAAKPANVVGKNEILSGLGVPLVDARGRPRFEGAEEDPRPGVEPGHMPGARNLPYAEIYNPDGTFKPREEIRKLFFAAGADVDRPFVATCGSGVTANSLIFAARLLGNRDTRLYDGSWSEWGSDPSTPKVKGAA
- a CDS encoding winged helix-turn-helix domain-containing protein, encoding MAEETLSARLVEIESMLERSRRRFEEGSRLVEEAQQLMGEIQQAIIGSPRRVSPEDSEEAASRLLASLKASGGEMPETLCGGRLSVDQVQRLIRIDGHPIGITEMEYRVLELLAFARNNVVTRAMLLKHLYRRADDQPQPKIIDVFISKLRKKLRSASGGAEFIETIPQRGWILRDIDAQQGA
- a CDS encoding DUF3035 domain-containing protein is translated as MRKLVSLALIPALALGGCAAFGKRATPDEFQVARNAPLVIPPDYSLTPPVAGTAALNPQDAQQQAIDALFGGPAPRSSSEMNMLEKAGRDRTQIGARSTAGDPDTRVVDKGPVTMTILNAPEADGQVASASVPQ
- the lspA gene encoding signal peptidase II, with amino-acid sequence MRDRSWGFGVALLVFLLDQAVKWFVTGPLNLREVGQVYLLPFFQFTYTENYGISLGLFNAHNALGRWMLVLMTSAIAIGVAIWIVREKLRVDQVALGLVLGGALGNILDRTRHGYVVDFADLHFGDFRPFLIFNVGDAAISIGVVILLLRAFLAKERPKENAEHA
- the ileS gene encoding isoleucine--tRNA ligase, with translation MADSPDTTELKRDYRSTVFLPKTDFPMKAGLPQKEPAILARWLEGDIYQQVRRSREGREKFILHDGPPYANGDMHIGHALNHILKDMVVRTQTLLGKDAPYVPGWDCHGLPIEWKVEEQYRKKKLNKDEVPVKEFRAECRAYAQHWVDTQREQLKRLGIGGDWDHPYLTMDFQAEATIVAELMKFAESGQIYRGAKPVMWSPVEKTALAEAEIEYEDITSTQIDVAFEIVESPIPELVGAHAVIWTTTPWTIPVNQGIAYGSDVEYVLLSGEGFHVLAAEPLVGAFKERSGLVHLQPVRHLKGSDLAGTVARHPMHKLGGFFAKPRPFLPGDFVTTDQGTGLVHMAPDHGEDDFELCKANGIDPVFAVDGAGFYRPDWLWLGGQGSVINNKFNAPDGPICTDLRDAGALLAASADFLHSYPHSWRSKAKVIYRCTPQWFVAMDKPLTHFSPETRAEQRWDNEGGADPVDETQGATLRQLALNAIAQTRFVPEKGRNRIGSMVEQRPDWVLSRQRAWGVPIALFVERKTGQLLVDHDVNRRIVAAIREQGVDAWDPENAAAFLGNRNPDDYEMVADILDVWFDSGSTHAFVLESGRWLEQRWPADLYLEGSDQHRGWFQSSLLESCGTRGRAPFDAVLTHGFTMDAKGLKMSKSLGNTISPIDLMKEHGADILRLWALSVDFTEDHRIGKEILAGVADQYRKLRNTFRYLLGALADFREEEKVGIEAMPELELYMLHLTAELDKKLRHAVNDFDFNSYTRLLSDFANNDLSAFYFDIRKDVLYCEVNAESGFQTEKRRAYRTVLDEMFQALVRWLAPVLVFTTEEVWGTRYPDGGSVHLLEWPQIPDVPADDGRWAKLRELRAQVTETIEPLRREKIIGSSLEAEVTVPELLATPDQLAELFITSTVHGGEALSVEKTDHHKCGRCWRYLPEVEEDGTLCGRCEDVVNA
- a CDS encoding bifunctional riboflavin kinase/FAD synthetase, with the translated sequence MQRLHHDQPIPEALRGAVLALGNFDGFHLGHQAVVSRAIALGFHMRRPVIVATFDPHPVRYFKPDVPPFRLTTLDQRQELFAHAGADAMLVFEFGPDLAATSAEKFVTEILAGRIGAAGVVTGDDFTFGKGRTGSIEMMRELGARHGITAEAVCPVLYEGERISSGRIRDALEAGDVARATHLLTRDFAIEGVVQRGDQRGRELGYPTANLVLGDYQRAKYGIYAVRVRLDDGREVPGVASLGIRPTFEPPVELLETHILDFDGDLYGRKIEVGLHAYIREEKRFGDIQGLVAHMKDDEARARHLLALD
- a CDS encoding DUF2127 domain-containing protein — protein: MKEKRIHRLFVLSVGLKGFYALVEIASGIGLLVVTHAAIITFLNRFSTDEMMQDRHDWVASHVLEFAQSFSLETQHFYGLYLVTHGVVKLAVVIGLLREKLWAYPACFVVFTAFIAYQLYRYNYTHDIGLVLLSILDAFVIALAWHEYRLLRRHLPTH
- the rpsM gene encoding 30S ribosomal protein S13; translation: MARIAGVNIPTNKRVEIALTYIHGIGRTTAKGITAKLGITPERRVQDLTDQEVLHIREAIDRDLTVEGDLRRETAMNIKRLMDLACYRGLRHRKGLPVRGQRTHTNARTRKGKAKPIAGKKK
- the rpsK gene encoding 30S ribosomal protein S11, producing MAQAPQRLRRRERKNITAGVAHVNASFNNTMITITDAQGNAIAWSSAGMMGFKGSRKSTPYAAQVAAEDAGKKAAEHGVRTLEVEVKGPGSGRESALRALQAVGFTITSIRDVTPIPHNGVRPSKRRRV
- a CDS encoding DNA-directed RNA polymerase subunit alpha, which codes for MAVNAKNWQELKKPNALERKQGAGDSRRRAVFVAEPLERGFGMTLGNSLRRVLLSSLQGAAVTSIKIEGVLHEFSSLAGVREDVTDIVLNVKQIALRMEGEGPKRLSLSATGPAEITAGMIQTSGDIEVTNPDLVICHLDDGATLNMELTADIGKGYVPAAANRPADAPIGLIPVDALYSPVRQVAYKVENTRVGQELDYDKLTLTVETDGTVAPEDALAYAARILQDQLQLFVHFDEGQVRAAAPVTAGIAVPSATETPTDTNQLNRYLLKKVDELELSVRSANCLKNDNIIYIGDLVQKTEAEMLRTPNFGRKSLNEIKEVLASMGLRLGMDIPGWPPENIEEMAKKLEQEMLG